In the genome of Calditerricola satsumensis, the window GAGGCCCCCCATGCGCAAACGGCTGGGCGATCTGCTTGTCGAGGCGGGCATCATCACGCCGGAGCAGCTGGAAGAGGCGCTGGCGGCGCAGAAGGCGAGCGGCAAGCGGCTCGGCGACGTGCTGATCGAGCTGGGCCTGATCACCGAACAGCAGCTCATTGAGGCGCTGGAGTTTCAGCTGGGCATTCCCCATGTGCAGCTGCACCGCCAGACCATCGATCCGCAGGTGCTAGAGATGGTACCGGAGCGGGTCGTGCGCCAGTACACCGTCCTGCCGCTGCGCATCGAAAACCGCAAGCTGATTGTGGCCATGGCCGATCCCCTCGACTACTTTGCCATTGACGAGTTGCAGATGATTACCGGATTTCCTGTCTCCCCGGTGATCGCCTCCAAAGAGGCGATCAAGACGGCCATTGACCGTTACTACGGGCTGCGGACGCGCGACGCGGCGCTGGACGAGGTGCTGCAGGCGGCTCCGCGAACGGCCGAAGAGGCTTCGGTGGAGGACAACTCCCCCGTCGCCCGCATGGTGCAGCAGATTCTCACCCATGCCGTTCGCATCGGGGCCAGCGATGTGCACGTCGAGCCCTTCGACGATCGGGTGCGCCTGCGCCTGCGCGTGGACGGCGTGTTGCGCACGGAACGGGAATACCCGCCGGCGATGCACGCGGCGATCCTCACGCGCCTCAAGGTGATGGCCGGGCTGAACATCACCGAAAAGCGCCTGCCCCAGGACGGCCGGTTCGAGCTGGCCGTCGAGGGTCGTCCGATCGACGTGCGCCTGTCGACGTTGCCCACGGTGCACGGGGAGAAGGCCGTGCTGCGCCTCCTCGACGCATCGCGCCTCGTGACCGATGTGGACAAGCTCGGCTTTTCCCCCCGCGCGGCGGAACAATTTCGCGAAATGATTCGCGCGCCGCACGGCATGGTGTTGATCACCGGTCCCACGGGGAGCGGGAAGACCACCACGCTGTATGCCGCGCTGCGGACGCTCAACCGTGAGGATGTGAACATCGTCACGATCGAGGATCCGGTCGAGTACCAGCTCCCCGGCATTCACCAGGTGCAGGTCAATCCGCAGATCGGCCTTACGTTTGCCCGCGGGCTGCGGGCCATCCTGCGCCAGGATCCGAACATCATCATGGTGGGGGAGATCCGCGACCGCGAGACGGCGGAGATCGCGACGCGCGCGGCGATGACCGGTCATCTCGTTCTCTCCACGCTGCACACCAATGACGCCGTCGGTGCCCTGACGCGCCTGGTGGACATGGGCGTCGAACCGTACCTGGTGGCCTCGGCCGTGCGCGGCGTCGTTGCCCAGCGCCTCGTACGCTGCATCTGCCCGCGATGCAAAACGGCGGTGGAGCCGACTGCCGAGGAGCGGGAGGTGCTGGCCAGCCACGGGCTCACCGCCGAGCGGCTGTTTCGGGGGCAGGGGTGTGGCGATTGCAACCGCACCGGCTACCGCGGTCGCACGGCGATTCAAGAGGTGTTCGCCGTCGACCGGGCGGTGCGGGAGATGCTCACAAAGGGGCGTTCCGAAACGGAGATCCTTGCCCATTTGCAGGAACAGGGGTTTGTGCCGATGATCCGAGACGGGCTGGAAAAGGCGCGAGCGGGCATCACCACCGTGGCCGAGGTGCTGCAGGTGGCCATGGCGTGAGCGGAGCCGGCTGCGGGGAACGAAAGGGGGAGGAGGACGATGCGTTCGATTCGCGATCTGTTGATTCTCGCCCACCGCCGCGGGGCGTCCGATCTGCACGTATCGGTGGGGATCCCCCCGGTGCTGCGTATCACGGGAGAGCTTTGCCCTTTGGACGAGCCGCCGCTCAAGCCGGAGGAAACGGAATCCATGGCCCAGGAGCTGCTGAACGACGAGCAGGCCCGGCGCTTTGCCGAGCGCGGAGAACTGGATTTTTCCTACGGCATACCCGGTGTGTCCCGTTTCCGGGTGAACGTTTTTCGCCAGCGGGGATGCGTGGCCATTGCCGCCCGCACCATCCCCCACGGCGTGCCCAGCCTCGACGAGCTGGGGCTTCCCCCCATCGCCCGCGCGCTGGCGGAACGGCCGCAGGGGCTGTTCCTCGTCACCGGGCCGACCGGCAGCGGCAAATCGACCACCCTCGCGGCGATGGTCGATTACATCAACACCAACTTCCGCCGGCACATCGTCACGCTGGAGGACCCGATCGAATACCTGCACGCGCACAAGCGGTCGATCGTCAACCAGCGGGAGGTCGGCCAGGACACCCGGACGTTCCTCGACGGCCTGCGTGCCGCCCTGCGCCAGGATCCCGACGTCATCCTCATCGGCGAGATGCGCGATCTGGAGACGATCGCCACGGCCCTGCGCGCGGCGGAAACG includes:
- a CDS encoding GspE/PulE family protein, which gives rise to MRKRLGDLLVEAGIITPEQLEEALAAQKASGKRLGDVLIELGLITEQQLIEALEFQLGIPHVQLHRQTIDPQVLEMVPERVVRQYTVLPLRIENRKLIVAMADPLDYFAIDELQMITGFPVSPVIASKEAIKTAIDRYYGLRTRDAALDEVLQAAPRTAEEASVEDNSPVARMVQQILTHAVRIGASDVHVEPFDDRVRLRLRVDGVLRTEREYPPAMHAAILTRLKVMAGLNITEKRLPQDGRFELAVEGRPIDVRLSTLPTVHGEKAVLRLLDASRLVTDVDKLGFSPRAAEQFREMIRAPHGMVLITGPTGSGKTTTLYAALRTLNREDVNIVTIEDPVEYQLPGIHQVQVNPQIGLTFARGLRAILRQDPNIIMVGEIRDRETAEIATRAAMTGHLVLSTLHTNDAVGALTRLVDMGVEPYLVASAVRGVVAQRLVRCICPRCKTAVEPTAEEREVLASHGLTAERLFRGQGCGDCNRTGYRGRTAIQEVFAVDRAVREMLTKGRSETEILAHLQEQGFVPMIRDGLEKARAGITTVAEVLQVAMA
- a CDS encoding type IV pilus twitching motility protein PilT, with protein sequence MRSIRDLLILAHRRGASDLHVSVGIPPVLRITGELCPLDEPPLKPEETESMAQELLNDEQARRFAERGELDFSYGIPGVSRFRVNVFRQRGCVAIAARTIPHGVPSLDELGLPPIARALAERPQGLFLVTGPTGSGKSTTLAAMVDYINTNFRRHIVTLEDPIEYLHAHKRSIVNQREVGQDTRTFLDGLRAALRQDPDVILIGEMRDLETIATALRAAETGHLVLATLHTVDAAQTVDRIIDVFPPAQQQQVRGQLANVLIGVFAQRLLPRADGRGRVAAVEVLVNTPAVANLIRQGKVHQIPSVMQTGGAMGMQTMEQAVRRLLEQRVINDEAARRVLGTHRVELPLE